In one Brevibacillus choshinensis genomic region, the following are encoded:
- a CDS encoding flagellar hook assembly protein FlgD has protein sequence MSDNTTVSTSSNIPSHLSYKGKKEFSTELDNNAFMKLLLEQLKHQDPMSPMDNSQFIQQTSMMTMVEKMTKMASLMEQSNNSMLTLEKYESLVGRTATYNLTTADEITGETSTESKEGVIQAVYMDNGKIYFRLAGETNPIPLADVKGLESQGMTGNALDSSIKYMEMIGNQISYKSTTKVDKDGNPATTDDITSVDEVKNAVITGFTMKDGSAQFQLDNGSTVKLDEIVGMTVKPDNQAMSNSLQYAQMIGYTISYNDPQTNTDGSTSTNSLSGVIQAVSMKNGLVEFVLDDGKKVSLSQITGYEAKAI, from the coding sequence ATGTCTGATAACACGACGGTAAGTACTAGTTCGAATATACCTTCACACCTCAGTTATAAAGGAAAAAAAGAGTTCTCTACGGAACTCGATAACAATGCTTTCATGAAACTATTACTGGAGCAGCTGAAGCATCAGGACCCCATGTCCCCGATGGACAACTCTCAGTTCATTCAACAGACCAGTATGATGACCATGGTAGAAAAAATGACCAAGATGGCCTCCTTAATGGAGCAATCCAACAACAGCATGCTCACACTGGAGAAATACGAATCCTTGGTCGGTCGCACCGCTACGTACAACCTGACGACCGCAGATGAAATTACAGGTGAGACTTCTACGGAATCCAAGGAAGGTGTCATCCAGGCCGTCTATATGGACAACGGCAAAATTTACTTCCGTCTCGCAGGCGAAACGAATCCGATTCCGCTGGCTGATGTAAAAGGTCTGGAATCACAGGGGATGACCGGAAATGCCCTGGACAGCAGCATTAAGTACATGGAGATGATCGGAAACCAGATCTCTTACAAATCCACCACTAAAGTGGATAAGGACGGAAACCCTGCCACCACCGATGATATCACTTCGGTCGATGAAGTCAAAAATGCCGTGATCACTGGGTTTACCATGAAGGACGGTTCCGCACAATTCCAGCTGGACAACGGCAGCACGGTAAAATTGGACGAAATCGTGGGCATGACCGTCAAACCGGATAATCAAGCCATGAGCAATTCGCTTCAATACGCGCAAATGATCGGCTATACGATCTCCTACAACGACCCACAAACAAACACGGACGGTAGTACTTCTACCAACAGCTTGAGTGGGGTGATCCAGGCAGTCAGCATGAAGAATGGCCTGGTCGAATTCGTCCTCGACGATGGTAAGAAAGTATCCCTCAGTCAAATTACTGGCTATGAAGCAAAAGCGATCTAA
- a CDS encoding PDZ domain-containing protein, which translates to MAIQADMLSIAYGLAGIFLNPILYLFLFFIYLHYRRQMNLERQLFAVRIQSPLLQTIRSVGMGVTAGLLISLLAGALGVVVQVQDLWLLWGLAILMALIRLRFLCFAYAAALLTILNGIAQLIPTWGSVPGIGPVWEMIGHAKPLPLLALVAIMHLMEAMLVRWNGGRDASPLFVEGKRGRIVGAYLLHSFWLTPLVMFVQLDNGALSGSFYPGWPFFSPEASTFGLMLLPTVTGFSDMTQTMTPRQKSSQIARNLAGYAIILLALTLLAVLVPPLLIIAALFALFGHEALFFKSQIQERQSSPYFIQSSRGVKVMGVIPGTPAEEIGIVPGEIIVKVNGIHVRNKEDLYPALQANSAFCKMEVLTHGGELKFVQCAVYAGNHHQLGIIVVPDANTSVYVDLKRASVVELIKQRLEKLHIGA; encoded by the coding sequence TTGGCGATACAGGCAGACATGCTCTCTATTGCATACGGACTTGCTGGGATTTTTCTCAATCCGATTCTTTATCTCTTCCTTTTCTTCATTTATCTGCACTATCGACGGCAGATGAATCTGGAAAGGCAACTGTTCGCTGTGCGCATCCAATCGCCGCTGCTCCAGACAATACGATCGGTAGGAATGGGAGTGACAGCGGGCTTGCTGATTTCGCTGCTCGCAGGTGCTCTCGGTGTCGTGGTACAAGTACAGGATTTGTGGTTATTATGGGGATTGGCGATCTTAATGGCGCTCATCCGTTTACGATTTCTCTGCTTTGCCTATGCAGCAGCTTTGTTGACGATCCTGAATGGCATCGCTCAGCTGATTCCCACCTGGGGCTCCGTTCCTGGAATCGGACCTGTGTGGGAAATGATTGGGCATGCCAAACCATTGCCGCTTCTGGCGCTGGTGGCGATCATGCACCTGATGGAAGCCATGCTCGTTCGCTGGAATGGTGGCAGGGACGCATCGCCACTGTTCGTGGAAGGGAAACGAGGGAGAATCGTAGGCGCGTACCTGCTGCATTCTTTCTGGCTGACACCACTCGTCATGTTTGTCCAACTGGATAACGGGGCTTTGAGTGGATCGTTTTACCCTGGCTGGCCCTTCTTTTCCCCGGAGGCTTCGACGTTTGGTCTGATGCTTTTGCCGACCGTTACGGGTTTTTCTGATATGACTCAAACGATGACACCAAGGCAAAAGTCTTCGCAAATCGCCAGGAATCTGGCGGGCTATGCGATTATTCTGCTGGCATTGACGTTATTGGCCGTTTTGGTACCGCCGCTTTTAATCATCGCGGCACTGTTTGCGCTCTTCGGACATGAAGCGCTGTTTTTCAAGAGTCAGATCCAAGAGCGGCAGAGCAGCCCGTACTTTATTCAATCCTCGCGGGGAGTCAAGGTCATGGGAGTCATACCAGGCACGCCGGCAGAAGAAATCGGAATCGTACCTGGCGAAATTATCGTCAAGGTGAACGGAATCCATGTGCGCAACAAAGAAGATCTCTACCCAGCGCTTCAGGCGAACTCGGCATTTTGCAAAATGGAGGTTCTCACACACGGTGGGGAGCTGAAATTCGTGCAGTGTGCCGTGTATGCAGGGAACCATCATCAGCTGGGTATCATCGTAGTACCGGATGCGAATACGAGCGTCTATGTTGATTTGAAGCGCGCCAGTGTTGTAGAGCTGATCAAGCAACGGTTGGAAAAGCTCCATATAGGAGCATAA
- a CDS encoding S41 family peptidase codes for MKWKGRNVFALVLVSMVASSFLTMSMMKTSANANANQSGALTASSSTMFSGKSEYPQEFKKLYEAFSAIKKDYIQNVTADQLVEGAIGGMVGSLEDPYSDYMDPKSAEEFTSTLHSTFQGIGTEVTLQNGRVTVVSPFKDSPAERAGLRPNDQIISVNGESLEGLDLHEAVTKIRGPKGTKAVLKVVRAGVAEPLNIVCVRDDIPIETVNSQVIDKNGVKVGVIAITQFSTDTAKHFKEQLASLEKKGIGGLVIDVRGNPGGYLLAVKEIGEVLVPKKGLIVQIEYGAHGQQKEEYRSTTDAAKPYPISLLINGGSASASEILAGALRDSGNYKLVGEKSFGKGTVQSTMEMTDKSQLKLTIAKWLTPKGEWIHKKGIEPDYKVAQPAYFNATQLPADKDLARDMAGNDVKNLQLILTGLNLSPGRDDGYFDEKTEQSVKQFQTAHKLPVTGKVDAATRTQLEDSLRETMRKPENDLQLQKAIEVVSKQPK; via the coding sequence GTGAAATGGAAAGGACGTAACGTATTTGCGCTTGTACTCGTCTCGATGGTGGCCAGCAGCTTTTTGACCATGTCCATGATGAAAACATCGGCAAATGCCAACGCGAATCAAAGTGGGGCACTCACTGCATCAAGCAGTACCATGTTCAGCGGTAAATCCGAGTATCCCCAAGAGTTCAAGAAGCTGTACGAGGCTTTTTCAGCAATCAAGAAAGATTACATCCAAAATGTCACCGCGGACCAGTTGGTAGAAGGAGCGATTGGGGGCATGGTGGGTTCACTGGAGGATCCATACAGTGATTACATGGACCCAAAATCTGCTGAAGAATTCACTTCTACTTTGCACTCGACGTTCCAAGGGATTGGGACGGAAGTAACGTTGCAAAACGGACGGGTAACCGTCGTTTCTCCATTCAAGGACTCACCTGCTGAACGTGCAGGATTGCGCCCGAATGACCAGATCATCAGTGTAAACGGTGAATCCCTGGAAGGGCTTGACTTGCATGAGGCAGTAACGAAAATTCGTGGGCCTAAAGGAACGAAAGCAGTATTGAAAGTCGTCCGTGCAGGTGTAGCGGAACCGCTGAACATCGTCTGCGTGCGTGATGATATCCCGATCGAAACCGTGAATAGTCAAGTGATTGATAAGAACGGTGTAAAAGTCGGTGTAATTGCTATTACCCAATTTTCTACGGATACAGCCAAGCATTTCAAAGAGCAATTGGCCAGCCTTGAGAAAAAAGGCATCGGTGGATTGGTCATCGATGTGCGCGGCAACCCAGGCGGCTATTTGCTGGCTGTCAAAGAAATCGGTGAGGTGCTCGTTCCGAAAAAGGGCCTGATCGTCCAAATCGAATACGGTGCACACGGTCAACAGAAAGAAGAATATCGTTCGACGACAGATGCAGCCAAACCATACCCGATCAGTCTCTTGATCAACGGCGGTAGCGCCAGCGCCTCGGAAATTTTGGCAGGCGCCCTGCGCGATAGTGGTAACTACAAGCTGGTCGGCGAGAAGAGCTTTGGGAAAGGTACCGTCCAAAGCACCATGGAAATGACAGACAAGAGCCAGTTGAAGCTCACCATTGCAAAATGGCTGACTCCGAAGGGCGAATGGATTCACAAAAAAGGAATCGAACCTGATTACAAAGTAGCGCAACCGGCTTACTTTAATGCTACACAGCTTCCTGCCGATAAGGATTTGGCTCGTGATATGGCAGGAAACGACGTGAAGAACTTGCAGCTGATTCTCACAGGCTTGAACTTGTCCCCTGGTCGGGATGACGGATACTTTGATGAGAAGACAGAGCAGTCGGTGAAACAGTTCCAGACCGCGCACAAATTGCCGGTGACGGGTAAGGTAGACGCAGCGACACGGACCCAGCTGGAAGACAGCTTGCGGGAAACGATGCGGAAACCGGAAAACGACCTGCAATTGCAAAAAGCGATCGAGGTCGTCAGCAAACAACCAAAATAA
- a CDS encoding murein hydrolase activator EnvC family protein: protein MRKKIILALLITGLVAGSAIPTNVSWAASKASLDKINRELKEIQNKKKSQQQQVKQVEAKINAVQKEQKDLQTELMQIDLRRNETQRKLDKLEKQMDDTKEKAAEAQDKLDEAKDRVAKRETLLKTRVKSMYERGNVSYLDVLLGSSDFGDFLTRMEGLQLILEQDTRILEDNMRDKETIETKKKEIDHQLTVFVDMFDQAEGLKAELDKQYKQSLVVKAELKKKEDALEEDLEQYGQQLLALTKQESAKYAERVRAMSTSSSGYKGGKLGLPVADGSFRFTSGFGMRSDPFTGRSAGHNGVDMAAPKGTTIMAAAAGVVIFAGYSNGFGNTVMIKHNSEITTLYGHIREGGIKVSVGQSVARGQKIAEVGSTGRSTGNHVHFTVYKNDVAVNPMPYLK, encoded by the coding sequence ATGAGGAAGAAGATTATACTAGCACTCTTGATAACCGGTCTGGTGGCCGGATCTGCAATCCCGACGAATGTGAGCTGGGCAGCAAGCAAAGCATCTCTAGATAAAATCAATCGGGAACTGAAAGAGATTCAAAACAAGAAAAAGAGTCAACAACAGCAGGTGAAACAGGTCGAGGCAAAGATCAACGCCGTGCAGAAAGAGCAGAAAGACCTGCAAACCGAGCTAATGCAGATCGATTTGCGTCGAAACGAGACGCAGAGAAAATTGGACAAGCTCGAAAAGCAAATGGATGATACCAAGGAAAAGGCAGCCGAGGCGCAGGACAAGCTGGATGAAGCCAAAGATCGCGTGGCCAAGCGGGAAACTCTTTTGAAAACACGTGTGAAATCCATGTATGAGCGCGGAAACGTCTCCTATCTGGACGTACTGCTCGGCTCGTCGGATTTCGGTGATTTTCTCACTCGTATGGAAGGCCTGCAATTGATTCTGGAACAGGATACGCGAATTCTGGAAGATAACATGCGGGATAAGGAAACGATTGAAACGAAAAAGAAAGAAATTGATCATCAGCTGACAGTGTTCGTCGACATGTTTGACCAAGCAGAAGGTCTCAAAGCCGAATTGGACAAGCAGTACAAGCAAAGTCTGGTGGTAAAAGCGGAATTGAAGAAAAAAGAAGATGCGCTCGAAGAAGATTTGGAGCAATACGGACAGCAACTGTTGGCTTTGACCAAACAGGAGTCGGCCAAGTACGCAGAGCGTGTGCGTGCGATGAGTACTAGCTCCAGTGGCTATAAAGGTGGTAAACTGGGTCTGCCAGTTGCCGACGGAAGTTTCCGTTTCACTTCAGGGTTTGGAATGCGCTCTGACCCGTTTACCGGTCGTTCAGCTGGGCATAATGGTGTAGATATGGCAGCGCCAAAAGGTACCACGATTATGGCGGCGGCAGCAGGGGTAGTCATCTTTGCAGGCTATTCGAATGGCTTCGGTAATACAGTCATGATCAAGCACAACTCAGAAATTACCACTCTCTATGGACATATTAGGGAGGGCGGAATTAAGGTTTCTGTGGGACAATCAGTAGCGAGAGGGCAAAAGATTGCTGAGGTTGGTTCTACTGGTCGTTCTACGGGTAATCACGTACACTTTACCGTTTACAAAAACGACGTTGCTGTCAACCCGATGCCGTATCTCAAGTAG
- the ftsX gene encoding permease-like cell division protein FtsX yields the protein MKIRTLGRHVREGVKNLGRNGWMSFASISAVAITLFILGVFLVLAMNVNYFAQSVEKQVEIRVFLDVLATKENVTQVEQNIKTIPKVDTVTFIPKDEGLKQFKESLGEKAYLFEGLEKDNPLPDTFVVKTKEPQDTSVVAAQIKKLQYVKNLNYGEGTVEKLFAWTGAVRNVGIAFIIGLGFTAMFLIANTIKLTIVARRREIEIMKLVGATNWFIRWPFFVEGLLMGILGALIPTAMLAIGYYYLLDGIQSSFEAAQLFKLLPLFPLVYQVALALLAIGAFIGIWGSLVSVRRFLRV from the coding sequence ATGAAGATTAGAACGCTAGGGCGCCACGTCCGAGAAGGGGTCAAAAACCTCGGGCGGAACGGCTGGATGTCGTTCGCTTCAATCAGTGCCGTTGCCATTACTCTTTTCATTCTAGGGGTTTTCCTCGTCCTGGCGATGAACGTCAACTACTTTGCTCAATCGGTGGAAAAGCAAGTGGAAATCCGCGTATTCCTCGATGTGTTGGCTACCAAAGAAAACGTTACCCAAGTCGAGCAAAATATCAAGACAATCCCGAAAGTGGACACGGTGACGTTTATCCCGAAAGACGAGGGACTCAAGCAGTTTAAGGAGAGCCTCGGGGAAAAGGCGTACTTGTTTGAGGGACTGGAAAAGGACAATCCTTTGCCAGACACCTTTGTAGTCAAGACCAAAGAACCGCAGGACACATCTGTAGTCGCAGCACAGATTAAGAAATTACAGTACGTGAAAAACCTTAACTATGGAGAAGGAACCGTTGAAAAGCTGTTTGCTTGGACAGGTGCAGTCCGCAATGTCGGGATTGCCTTTATTATCGGGCTGGGCTTTACCGCGATGTTCCTGATCGCAAATACGATCAAGCTGACGATTGTGGCACGACGACGTGAGATTGAGATCATGAAGCTGGTTGGCGCCACGAACTGGTTTATTCGCTGGCCGTTCTTTGTAGAAGGGTTGCTGATGGGGATTCTCGGTGCATTGATCCCTACTGCGATGCTGGCCATTGGCTACTACTATCTGTTGGATGGGATTCAGTCGAGCTTTGAGGCTGCCCAACTGTTCAAATTGTTGCCACTGTTCCCGCTGGTTTATCAAGTGGCACTCGCTTTGCTTGCGATTGGCGCGTTTATTGGCATCTGGGGAAGCTTGGTGTCTGTCCGCCGTTTCTTGCGGGTTTAA
- the ftsE gene encoding cell division ATP-binding protein FtsE, which produces MIEMFDVWKTYPNGTSALKGVNIRIEKGEFVYVVGPSGAGKSTFIKLMYREEKPSKGQIFLGGFNVSRIKERQIPLVRRSIGVVFQDFKLLPTLTVFENVAFAMEVIESNPKQIKPRVMDVLGLVKLKHKAKMLPNELSGGEQQRVALARALVNSPGIIIADEPTGNLDPETSWEIMKLFEEINQRGTTVVMATHNREIVNTMRKRVIAIEAGQIARDEQRGEYGYED; this is translated from the coding sequence TTGATCGAGATGTTTGATGTATGGAAAACGTACCCCAACGGCACGAGTGCGTTGAAGGGTGTAAACATTCGAATTGAAAAAGGCGAATTCGTGTATGTCGTGGGTCCCAGCGGTGCAGGGAAATCCACGTTTATTAAGTTGATGTACCGTGAAGAGAAGCCGTCCAAGGGCCAGATCTTTCTGGGCGGTTTCAACGTAAGCCGAATCAAGGAGCGACAAATTCCCTTGGTGCGCCGCAGTATCGGCGTTGTATTCCAAGATTTCAAACTGTTGCCGACGCTCACGGTATTCGAAAATGTGGCATTTGCCATGGAAGTGATCGAGAGCAATCCAAAGCAAATCAAACCGCGCGTGATGGATGTGCTGGGCCTAGTGAAGCTGAAGCACAAGGCAAAAATGCTGCCGAATGAGCTCTCAGGCGGTGAACAGCAACGTGTGGCTTTGGCGCGTGCACTGGTCAACAGCCCTGGAATCATCATCGCGGACGAACCGACTGGTAACCTCGACCCGGAGACATCCTGGGAGATCATGAAGCTGTTTGAGGAAATCAATCAGCGAGGGACGACTGTCGTGATGGCGACGCACAACCGAGAAATTGTAAACACCATGAGAAAGCGGGTCATTGCGATTGAAGCGGGGCAAATCGCCCGTGACGAGCAGAGAGGGGAATACGGTTATGAAGATTAG
- a CDS encoding iron-containing alcohol dehydrogenase → MNNFVYHNPTELIFGKGQLSQLHDKAKQLGSTVLMVYGGGSIKRSGLYDNVMSLLQEAGCRVLELAGVEPNPRLSTVKKGIEISRQEGVDWILAVGGGSVIDAAKAVAVGVPYEGDVWDFYSRKATPAAALPLGTVLTLAATGSEMNRGSVVTNWETQEKHGGTTTFPTFSILDPENTFSVPRDQTIYGISDIMSHVFEQYFSHTPEIPLQTRFAESILKTVIENAERVLANPEDYDARANILYSGTMALNGTLPVGVETDWATHSIEHAVSAVYDIPHGGGLAIIFPKWMRYVYRENVSRFVRFAVEVWNVDPAGKTDDEVALEGIAATEAFFARIGAPTRLADYQINDEHLQVMAEKATPFGPIGNFKKLTSEDVAQILRMSL, encoded by the coding sequence ATGAATAACTTTGTTTACCATAATCCTACGGAACTAATTTTCGGTAAGGGACAGCTGTCCCAATTGCATGACAAGGCGAAACAACTTGGTTCCACAGTCCTGATGGTATACGGTGGCGGTAGCATCAAGCGTTCAGGCCTGTACGACAACGTAATGTCTCTGTTGCAGGAAGCAGGTTGCCGAGTGCTCGAGCTAGCTGGCGTAGAGCCCAACCCGCGTCTTAGCACCGTTAAAAAAGGGATTGAGATAAGCAGACAAGAAGGCGTCGACTGGATTCTCGCAGTTGGTGGCGGAAGTGTCATCGATGCAGCCAAAGCGGTGGCTGTCGGAGTGCCGTACGAAGGGGACGTGTGGGATTTTTATTCACGCAAAGCGACTCCAGCAGCTGCTCTGCCACTTGGCACGGTTCTGACCTTGGCAGCTACTGGCTCTGAAATGAATAGAGGCAGCGTGGTAACCAACTGGGAAACGCAAGAAAAGCACGGAGGTACCACGACCTTCCCCACTTTCTCCATCCTCGATCCAGAGAACACGTTCAGCGTCCCGCGTGATCAGACGATTTACGGCATTAGCGACATCATGTCGCACGTGTTTGAACAATACTTTAGCCATACACCAGAAATTCCGCTGCAGACCCGCTTTGCAGAATCCATCTTGAAGACCGTGATTGAAAACGCAGAGCGAGTTCTTGCCAATCCGGAAGATTACGACGCACGTGCGAATATCCTCTATTCCGGTACGATGGCATTGAACGGTACCCTCCCTGTCGGTGTTGAAACAGACTGGGCTACCCATTCGATCGAGCACGCAGTAAGTGCAGTGTACGACATCCCGCATGGCGGAGGACTTGCGATCATCTTCCCGAAATGGATGCGCTACGTATACCGCGAAAATGTGTCTCGCTTTGTTCGTTTTGCAGTCGAAGTGTGGAATGTAGATCCAGCTGGCAAAACAGACGATGAAGTAGCCTTGGAAGGAATCGCAGCTACCGAAGCGTTCTTTGCTCGTATCGGAGCCCCTACCCGTCTGGCAGACTATCAAATCAATGACGAGCATCTGCAAGTCATGGCAGAAAAAGCAACGCCATTCGGACCGATCGGTAACTTCAAAAAGCTCACTAGCGAAGATGTTGCTCAAATCCTCCGAATGTCGCTGTAA
- a CDS encoding YfcC family protein, translated as MEGNKNLLKKSFARLDAYVLLFCILLVCAIATYFVPTGEFDRVKNGSVTVVVPGSYHAVESNPTGFIDFFTAIQTGMVKGAPIIFLVLFTGGALAVLDKTGALNAAILTLVRKLGNKEWLLIILITAVFSVLGTLGVIVNSVIAFVPLGIMIARAMKLDAIFGVALIYIGVYAGFNTSIAFPGTLGLSQQIAELPLFSGIGYRTIIYLSFVLVTILYIIRYARKLRKDPAQGILGDVPFPSDSGSAAGDLDSQVLFTLRHKLTLAFTGIVLIAFIACTILFKWDVNEMAGIFIFIAIGVGLINKMSGNDIAKTFLKGCQSLVYGALIVGMARSITVILEDGKFLDTIVYGLATILEPLSPMAGAVGMFLGSAGLHFLISSGSGEAVMLMPLLAPLSDLMNITRQVAVEALMLGEGVVNCINPTSGVLMSILAISGISYGKWLRFMLPLTAIWTVLSIVFIMIGVMINWGPY; from the coding sequence ATGGAAGGCAACAAGAATCTGTTGAAGAAAAGCTTTGCGCGCTTAGATGCATACGTCCTACTATTTTGTATCCTATTGGTGTGCGCCATCGCTACTTATTTCGTACCGACGGGCGAGTTTGATCGTGTGAAAAATGGCAGTGTGACGGTCGTCGTACCTGGAAGCTATCACGCTGTTGAATCCAATCCAACCGGATTCATCGACTTTTTTACCGCGATTCAGACAGGGATGGTAAAGGGAGCACCGATTATCTTTTTGGTGTTGTTTACAGGCGGTGCTTTGGCTGTTTTGGACAAGACAGGGGCACTGAATGCGGCTATATTGACCTTGGTTCGAAAACTGGGGAATAAAGAGTGGTTATTGATCATTTTAATCACTGCGGTGTTCTCCGTGCTAGGAACGCTCGGCGTCATTGTCAACTCAGTGATTGCCTTCGTACCACTAGGAATCATGATTGCGAGAGCCATGAAATTGGATGCCATATTTGGTGTGGCATTGATCTATATTGGGGTGTATGCAGGATTCAATACCTCGATTGCGTTTCCAGGTACACTCGGCTTGTCTCAGCAGATCGCGGAGCTTCCGTTGTTTTCTGGAATCGGCTATCGGACCATCATCTACCTTTCCTTTGTGCTCGTGACGATTCTGTATATCATCCGCTATGCTCGCAAACTCCGTAAGGATCCTGCCCAAGGCATATTGGGAGATGTCCCGTTCCCGTCTGATAGCGGCTCAGCTGCTGGGGATCTGGACAGTCAGGTTCTCTTTACGTTACGTCATAAGTTGACCTTGGCTTTTACCGGGATTGTGCTGATTGCTTTTATCGCGTGTACCATCCTGTTCAAATGGGATGTCAACGAAATGGCAGGGATCTTTATCTTCATTGCCATTGGAGTCGGACTGATCAACAAAATGAGTGGAAATGACATCGCGAAGACGTTCTTGAAAGGATGTCAGAGCCTTGTTTACGGAGCGTTGATTGTCGGGATGGCCCGCTCCATTACAGTTATTCTGGAGGACGGAAAGTTCCTAGATACGATTGTCTACGGGCTTGCCACCATTCTAGAGCCGCTTTCTCCAATGGCCGGAGCAGTTGGCATGTTCTTGGGTAGTGCGGGACTGCACTTCCTGATCTCGTCCGGTTCGGGTGAGGCTGTCATGCTCATGCCACTATTGGCTCCGCTATCTGATCTCATGAACATTACCCGTCAGGTCGCAGTAGAAGCCTTGATGCTCGGAGAAGGTGTAGTCAACTGTATCAACCCTACGTCCGGAGTATTGATGAGTATCCTTGCCATCAGCGGAATCTCCTATGGCAAATGGCTGAGGTTCATGCTTCCGTTGACAGCGATATGGACCGTTCTCTCGATTGTTTTTATCATGATCGGTGTCATGATCAACTGGGGACCGTATTAA
- a CDS encoding M20 peptidase aminoacylase family protein, producing the protein MDLKKPLAYLGEQRESILQTYQELHALAEPSWQEEKTAAYLREKLLDAGIPVKRFDGHHGFIAEIAGSTEEVVALRADMDALVQEVDGVVKPNHSCGHDAHSTLVCYSALAIAASGVKPAKTIRFLFQPAEEKLGGALQMMKDGALQNVTKLMGVHLRPENEVPYGKAAPAILHGSSTSLTGTITGVQAHGARPAFGRNVIEAASFLVQALQNIRLEASCPFSVKMTQLQAGGDTSNVIPDRGTFTLDLRAQTNQGMDELRKKTEHVMKQTAELMGVGIEWNWRGVAPAATSNDEMIAIAQKAIAHVLGSEQVANICVTPGGEDFHFYSLHHPLVASTMIGLGCGLKPVLHHPKMSFDTEALVYGAKILTAAIVEAAHS; encoded by the coding sequence ATGGATCTGAAAAAACCATTGGCGTACTTGGGTGAGCAACGTGAAAGCATTCTGCAAACGTATCAAGAGCTGCACGCATTAGCGGAGCCGAGCTGGCAGGAGGAAAAAACGGCAGCGTATCTTCGCGAAAAGCTGTTAGATGCAGGCATTCCCGTGAAACGGTTTGACGGACATCATGGCTTTATCGCAGAAATAGCTGGGTCAACTGAAGAAGTGGTGGCATTACGAGCAGATATGGATGCTCTCGTCCAAGAAGTAGATGGCGTGGTAAAGCCAAACCATTCATGTGGACACGACGCCCATTCGACGCTTGTCTGCTATAGTGCTTTAGCGATTGCGGCGAGTGGTGTGAAGCCTGCCAAAACGATCCGCTTTCTTTTCCAGCCTGCAGAAGAAAAGCTGGGTGGCGCGCTGCAAATGATGAAGGACGGAGCCCTGCAAAATGTCACGAAGCTCATGGGAGTCCATTTGCGGCCCGAAAATGAAGTGCCGTATGGAAAGGCAGCACCAGCGATTTTACACGGTTCCTCCACTTCTTTAACCGGAACGATCACAGGGGTGCAGGCTCATGGAGCACGTCCAGCTTTCGGGCGCAATGTCATCGAAGCCGCCTCGTTTTTGGTTCAGGCATTGCAAAATATCCGCTTGGAAGCAAGCTGCCCGTTTTCTGTGAAAATGACTCAACTGCAGGCAGGCGGAGATACATCCAATGTGATTCCGGATCGCGGGACGTTTACGCTGGATTTGCGAGCCCAAACGAATCAAGGGATGGACGAGTTACGCAAAAAAACAGAGCATGTGATGAAGCAAACGGCAGAGCTCATGGGTGTAGGTATAGAGTGGAACTGGAGGGGAGTAGCTCCGGCAGCGACTTCTAACGATGAGATGATCGCCATTGCCCAAAAGGCCATCGCCCACGTTCTAGGATCGGAGCAAGTGGCAAATATTTGTGTGACACCAGGGGGAGAAGACTTCCACTTTTATTCTCTGCATCATCCTTTAGTGGCCTCTACGATGATCGGACTAGGGTGCGGTCTAAAGCCTGTCTTGCACCATCCAAAGATGTCCTTTGATACAGAAGCATTAGTTTATGGTGCAAAGATCCTGACAGCCGCTATAGTAGAAGCAGCCCATTCCTAG